The genomic interval TACTTTTTCGGAttcatctggaaaaaaaaaaaaaaagactttttctGTGAAATCTTTCTTAACAACTTCATTACTGCAGGGTTTACTCCCCTACATTACCGAGCCGATTGTGGCCGAATGTTTTTGCATCACTGAACTCAGAGagcctttaacttttttatttttccatcatctAAGTtgcatgtgggcttgttttttgcaggatgaattatatttttttaatagaaccattttcaGGGAAGATATAAATTGATtaggttttataaaaaaaaaaaaattaaaggaggaaatggaaaataaaataaatttttccatagtttttcaagttttttttatttcgggTATCCGTGCAAATTAAATAACTGGTTAATTTTATTACGAGGGTAGTTACaattgcagcgataccatatctgtgtctttttttttcaccacctattaaaaacaaaaaatctatTAAGCCGTGCTTCtgacctaataggcatatagctatGGCAGCCCTGGGGCTTTTTCAACCCATCGACACcacccacatggtctgtcactcaGGCCCCACCCAGATGAAATTATCAGACCCTAGAACtgttagtgacatcacaataccagtgacatcacaatgccctgTCCAGCCCTACATAATGTGAAGGATGTGCTGGGGTCAGTTGAGGGTTTTGAAGAAGGAGATgatgattatgatgatgatgatggatgtgAGAGTTTTGCTGCTTATTTTGCTGACTGTCGCCCCATGTGATGTAGAAGGTCTGGTAACTAGAAGAACAGCAGGTAATGTGCATTTATACTTGGGGGGGTTATGTTACAAGAGATCAGTGGCGCTACATTGGCGCTGCCTATCTTTTCCTATCTGTCTCACTTGGCTTTTGCAGGAAGTTTCTTTCTTCTGTGCCAGCTAATGATTGACATATAATACTCCCTCTCTCTTTAAGAAGAGGTTCTTTAGCAGCTGCATTGTGTATTATACAGACCTGAGCCACAGCTACAGACCTTCTTTATTTACATGCACTGACTTAATATAATAAACTGTCAGAACAGGAGGGAAATTTGTGCCGCTGCTGTATTTACCTCATAGAGGGTTGTCTAAATGGACTACAAatttaacaaaccctcagctttgagacgtattaggtctgtacaggttttcagcctctgaatgtaagcaAGAATGCTCACATTCACTGCCagaaagcagagattttgaaaaacatattagaaagttgcagaattatATAATTATTGTGATTTATATAAAACcaagaaaaaacattttaaaaacatgagagcagtcacattatccctgcatgcactgccctTCACTCAGGCCCCGCCCAGATTACATCATCAGAACTCTGCACTgttggtgacatcacaataccagtgatatcacaatacactgttggtgacatcacaataccagtGACAGCACAATACCCTGTCCAGTACTATATAATGCGGGGGATGTGCTGGAGATATTTGAGGGTTTTGAGTAAAGAGATGATAATGATGGATGTAAGAGTTTTGCTACTGATTTTGCTGACGGTCGCCCCGTGTGATCTAGAGGGTCGGGTCACTAGAAGATCAGCAGGTAATGGAAATTTTCTaatggggggggggctttgttaCTAAGTATAAGTCAATGATCTGCAAAAATGGTCTCTAACTTAAGactatcttaggcctcatgcaaacaatcgtagccatgtgcacggccatgattttcgggtcggcctgccccagagtgtcacccgcaagccgcccgcaaattgtgggctgtgcacatggctgcaTCTATTATTTTCTATGGAAAACACGGTGGTGTGCAtaggaccatagaaatgaatggggccgcaattttcCCGTGGATTTCCGTGAgatttgcggccgcaaaagcacgttcgtgtgcatggagcctaactgttgtgaaactacaattcccagcatgtttAGAATGTCCTCGTCTGGTATACTGTATGTAAAGTCTcactattatttattattcatttctgGACAGTGACCACCCCTACCGTGCCCCTGCCAGCTGCCACTCTGGAGGAAATCCTTGGTTACACCGCTGTGGCAGTATTTGACACCTTCCTGTTCGCTGTGATTGGGGCCCTGATATATTTTATCTACAAATTGCACCAATTCGTGCGTCAGGACCCAGCAGAGGGCGAGCTAAAGGAAGTTGTTGTGGAGAAGCCGGCTGCTCCGAAGAAAGAGCCGAGTGTAAAAATCACAGCTTCGAGCGAGGATCTAAAAAACAATGTGGCCCACATACCAGCTGCCCTGAAGCTAGAGCCGAGTGCAATTATGACTGCACTAAAATACCTAAAGAAATGCTGTGgtaagaaaaacagctacaaattgCACCAACAGCCAATGGAGGATGAGCTAAAGGAAGTTGTTGTGGAAAAGCCAGCTGCAAATACCAGCTCACCAAAGGAAAAGCTAAAAGACGATGTGGCCCAGATACCAGCTGCTCCGAAGCTAGACCTGAGTGCATTTACCACCGCACCAAAGAAAGATCCAAAAATCGATGTGGTCCAGATACCAGCTGCTCTGAAGCTAGACCTAACTGCATTTATGACCGCACCAAAGAAAGATCCAAAAATCGATGTGGGCCAAATACCAGCTGCTCCGAAGTTAGACCTGAGTGTATCTACCACCGCACCAAAGAAAGATATAAAAATCAATGTGGTCCAGATACCAGCTGCTCCGAAGCTTGACCTGAGTGCATTTATGACCGCACCAAAGAAAGATCCAAAAATCGATGTGGGCCAAATACCAGCTGCTCCGAAGCTAGACCTGAGTGCATTTACCACTGCACCAAAGAAAGATCCAAAAATCGATGTGGTCCAGATACCAGCTGCTCCGAAGCTTGACCTGAGTGCATTTATGACCGCACCAAAGAAAGATCCAAAAATCGATGTGGGCCAAATACCAGCTGCTCCGAAGCTAGACCTGAGTACATTTACCACCGCACCAAAGAAAGATATAAAAATCAATGTGGTCCAGATACCAGCTGCTCCGAAGCTTGACCTGAGTGCATTTATGACCGCACCAAAGAAAGATCCAAAAATCGATGTGGGCCAAATACCAGCTGCTCCGAAGCTAGACCTGAGTGCATTTACCACTGCACCAAAGAAAGATCCAAAAATCGATGTGGTCCAGATACCAGCTGCTCCGAAGCTTGACCTGAGTGCATTTATGACCGCACCAAAGAAAGATCCAAAAATCGATGTGGGCCAAATACCAGCTGCTCCGAAGCTAGACCTGAGTGCATTTACCACTGCACTAAAGAAAGATACAAAAATTGATGTGGTCCAGATACCGGCTGCTCCGAAGCTAGAGCTGAGTGCATTTACCACTGCACCAAAGAAAGATCCAAAAATTGATGTGGTCCAGATACCGGCTGCTCCGAAGCTAGACCTGAGTGCATTTACCACCGCACCAAA from Rhinoderma darwinii isolate aRhiDar2 chromosome 3, aRhiDar2.hap1, whole genome shotgun sequence carries:
- the LOC142748379 gene encoding uncharacterized protein LOC142748379 isoform X1, whose product is MFLVITILLQLCFFYLDHQKPTVWLLGHSYIFWAAQRAECRPGGRALGFLTFRRSSAILQLTGCCALLANLLLSNVTTPTVPLPAATLEEILGYTAVAVFDTFLFAVIGALIYFIYKLHQFVRQDPAEGELKEVVVEKPAAPKKEPSVKITASSEDLKNNVAHIPAALKLEPSAIMTALKYLKKCCGKKNSYKLHQQPMEDELKEVVVEKPAANTSSPKEKLKDDVAQIPAAPKLDLSAFTTAPKKDPKIDVVQIPAALKLDLTAFMTAPKKDPKIDVGQIPAAPKLDLSVSTTAPKKDIKINVVQIPAAPKLDLSAFMTAPKKDPKIDVGQIPAAPKLDLSAFTTAPKKDPKIDVVQIPAAPKLDLSAFMTAPKKDPKIDVGQIPAAPKLDLSTFTTAPKKDIKINVVQIPAAPKLDLSAFMTAPKKDPKIDVGQIPAAPKLDLSAFTTAPKKDPKIDVVQIPAAPKLDLSAFMTAPKKDPKIDVGQIPAAPKLDLSAFTTALKKDTKIDVVQIPAAPKLELSAFTTAPKKDPKIDVVQIPAAPKLDLSAFTTAPKKDPKIDVVQIPAAPKLDLSAFTTAPNKDPKIDVAQIPAAPKLDLSAFKTAPKKDIKNDMAQIPAAPKLDLSAFVTAPKKDLTNEAQKADADMKEQSARTTAQSADLQNVVAQEPVVWREIPKLEHTEFMTTLSELLKKRCGQ
- the LOC142748379 gene encoding uncharacterized protein LOC142748379 isoform X3, whose protein sequence is MIMMMMMDVRVLLLILLTVAPCDVEGLVTRRTAVTTPTVPLPAATLEEILGYTAVAVFDTFLFAVIGALIYFIYKLHQFVRQDPAEGELKEVVVEKPAAPKKEPSVKITASSEDLKNNVAHIPAALKLEPSAIMTALKYLKKCCGKKNSYKLHQQPMEDELKEVVVEKPAANTSSPKEKLKDDVAQIPAAPKLDLSAFTTAPKKDPKIDVVQIPAALKLDLTAFMTAPKKDPKIDVGQIPAAPKLDLSVSTTAPKKDIKINVVQIPAAPKLDLSAFMTAPKKDPKIDVGQIPAAPKLDLSAFTTAPKKDPKIDVVQIPAAPKLDLSAFMTAPKKDPKIDVGQIPAAPKLDLSTFTTAPKKDIKINVVQIPAAPKLDLSAFMTAPKKDPKIDVGQIPAAPKLDLSAFTTAPKKDPKIDVVQIPAAPKLDLSAFMTAPKKDPKIDVGQIPAAPKLDLSAFTTALKKDTKIDVVQIPAAPKLELSAFTTAPKKDPKIDVVQIPAAPKLDLSAFTTAPKKDPKIDVVQIPAAPKLDLSAFTTAPNKDPKIDVAQIPAAPKLDLSAFKTAPKKDIKNDMAQIPAAPKLDLSAFVTAPKKDLTNEAQKADADMKEQSARTTAQSADLQNVVAQEPVVWREIPKLEHTEFMTTLSELLKKRCGQ
- the LOC142748379 gene encoding uncharacterized protein LOC142748379 isoform X2, encoding MRGMCWRYLRVLSKEMIMMDVRVLLLILLTVAPCDLEGRVTRRSAVTTPTVPLPAATLEEILGYTAVAVFDTFLFAVIGALIYFIYKLHQFVRQDPAEGELKEVVVEKPAAPKKEPSVKITASSEDLKNNVAHIPAALKLEPSAIMTALKYLKKCCGKKNSYKLHQQPMEDELKEVVVEKPAANTSSPKEKLKDDVAQIPAAPKLDLSAFTTAPKKDPKIDVVQIPAALKLDLTAFMTAPKKDPKIDVGQIPAAPKLDLSVSTTAPKKDIKINVVQIPAAPKLDLSAFMTAPKKDPKIDVGQIPAAPKLDLSAFTTAPKKDPKIDVVQIPAAPKLDLSAFMTAPKKDPKIDVGQIPAAPKLDLSTFTTAPKKDIKINVVQIPAAPKLDLSAFMTAPKKDPKIDVGQIPAAPKLDLSAFTTAPKKDPKIDVVQIPAAPKLDLSAFMTAPKKDPKIDVGQIPAAPKLDLSAFTTALKKDTKIDVVQIPAAPKLELSAFTTAPKKDPKIDVVQIPAAPKLDLSAFTTAPKKDPKIDVVQIPAAPKLDLSAFTTAPNKDPKIDVAQIPAAPKLDLSAFKTAPKKDIKNDMAQIPAAPKLDLSAFVTAPKKDLTNEAQKADADMKEQSARTTAQSADLQNVVAQEPVVWREIPKLEHTEFMTTLSELLKKRCGQ